The Pseudorasbora parva isolate DD20220531a chromosome 16, ASM2467924v1, whole genome shotgun sequence genome includes a region encoding these proteins:
- the c16h11orf16 gene encoding uncharacterized protein C11orf16 homolog isoform X1, with product MSSQVAHSQSLIPVFMGKSRNITFILDLSVGMNAFLGAVKNLTIQTLITKASLRDSLFNIISFSYKATPWSSHMMPCTPDVVYEALSWIHTLQTSPGRDLHSALALAFSDPACHSVHLVTSGLPDNPTQCLGSLSTLVTRPVHTFYISDKTLMNTDTSDFLQCITSTTRGSCHVMSPNSAGVVDQLRLLHSTDDLIQNPSYSEDPRHSVDFYQVPYNTCTSCVCSAPYWCSPINPFSTVSCVSGRVMRGAELFSGCRVLARKEIDGFYYLGTIIHQARGNLYMVDFDKFGPKGNAYKETLNTVQPTCQPDIVHLASAHGHSIVPGDTVLAPWDPDLRRYGPGRVVSGMELRYPLKSDEGLLGLQVLFWNGMTMHVPKELAVWIPASQHEQIIKDLQHYSSRPCCYRVSHCSTMNCFELPCHRCNHHSPSSIPLLLSPVKRCWPIFMSTPLLNNQRRDELERKVDLQLKERQSSQQTQVPSSSSSTSSDSDENEEDTAAEKHKPLGPELVSRSINTEISCLRKPYTQPESRPAWRHWKSGSAEPHHRQPGRAVRSPNVTHSWPRETGNSGSSTDNSPMTNHSSLFKLVRESPKRGVNMRDIFGSTKSKPSPSPLSVALQHL from the exons ATGTCATCTCAGGTAGCTCACAGTCAAAGCCTCATTCCCGTGTTCATGGGTAAAAGCAGAAATATCACCTTTATTCTGGACTTATCTGTGGGGATGAATGCTTTTTTGGGAGCAGTGAAGAATCTTACCATCCAAACCTTAATTACTAAAGCTTCACTCAGAGATTCGCTCTTCAACATTATCAGCTTTTCGTACAAG GCAACACCATGGTCTTCTCACATGATGCCCTGCACTCCTGATGTAGTCTATGAAGCCTTGAGCTGGATCCACACATTACAGACGAGTCCTGGCAGAGACCTCCATTCAGCACTGGCCTTAGCATTCTCTGACCCTGCCTGTCATTCTGTACATTTGGTGACCAGCGGTCTCCCAGACAACCCTACACAATGCTTGGGTTCATTATCAACCCTGGTGACACGCCCTGTCCATACATTTTACATATCTGACAAGACTCTCATGAACACTGACACATCAGACTTCTTGCAGTGCATCACCTCCACCACTAGAGGAAGCTGTCATGTCATGTCTCCCAACTCAGCCGGCGTTGTGGACCAG CTCCGTTTGTTGCATTCAACCGATGACCTGATCCAAAACCCATCGTACTCAGAGGATCCAAGGCATTCAGTGGACTTCTATCAGGTCCCATACAACACCTGCACAAGCTGTGTCTGTTCTGCACCATATTG GTGTTCGCCTATCAACCCTTTTAGTACAGTATCATGTGTATCTGGAAGGGTAATGCGAGGTGCTGAGCTGTTTTCCGGCTGCCGTGTGTTAGCCAGGAAAGAGATAGATGGGTTTTACTACCTGGGGACAATCATACATCAG GCCAGAGGAAATCTTTATATGGTGGATTTTGATAAGTTTGGACCTAAAGGAAATGCATATAAGGAAACATTAAATACAGTTCAGCCAACCTGCCAGCCTGATATAGTTCATCTAGCCAGTGCACATGGGCACAGTATAGTACCAGGGGATACAGTTTTAGCACCATGGGATCCAGATCTGAGAAGGTATGGGCCTGGAAGAGTCGTCTCCGGTATGGAGCTAAGATATCCACTAaaaa GCGATGAAGGTCTTTTGGGACTTCAGGTTCTCTTCTGGAACGGGATGACTATGCATGTCCCCAAAGAGCTTGCAGTATGGATTCCAGCCTCTCAGCATGAGCAAATCATCAAAGACCTTCAGCATTATTCATCCAGGCCATGTTGCTACAGGGTTTCCCACTGCAGCACCATGAATTGTTTCGAGTTGCCATGTCACCGGTGCAACCACCACAGTCCGTCCTCCATTCCGCTGCTCCTCAGTCCAGTCAAGAGATGCTGGCCAATATTCATGTCAACTCCACTACTGAACAACCAGAGGAGAGATGAGCTAGAAAGGAAAGTTGATCTCCAACTGAAAGAACGACAGAGCTCTCAACAGACACAAGTGCCTTCATCTTCCTCCTCAACATCATCTGACTCAGATGAGAATGAGGAGGAtactgcagctgaaaaacacaagCCTTTGGGGCCAGAACTGGTGAGCCGCTCAATAAACACAGAGATTTCCTGCCTGAGAAAGCCATACACTCAACCTGAGTCCAGACCAGCCTGGAGACACTGGAAAAGCGGTTCTGCAGAACCACACCACAGGCAGCCGG GAAGAGCAGTCAGGTCTCCAAATGTAACCCATTCTTGGCCGAGAGAAACTGGGAATTCTGGGAGCTCTACAGATAACTCTCCGATGACCAATCACAGCTCTTTATTTAAACTGGTTCGTGAATCACCAAAACGAGGAGTCAATATGAGGGACATATTTGGATCAACCAAATCAAagccatcaccatcaccactaTCTGTAGCATTACAGCATCTGTAG
- the c16h11orf16 gene encoding uncharacterized protein C11orf16 homolog isoform X2, with translation MMPCTPDVVYEALSWIHTLQTSPGRDLHSALALAFSDPACHSVHLVTSGLPDNPTQCLGSLSTLVTRPVHTFYISDKTLMNTDTSDFLQCITSTTRGSCHVMSPNSAGVVDQLRLLHSTDDLIQNPSYSEDPRHSVDFYQVPYNTCTSCVCSAPYWCSPINPFSTVSCVSGRVMRGAELFSGCRVLARKEIDGFYYLGTIIHQARGNLYMVDFDKFGPKGNAYKETLNTVQPTCQPDIVHLASAHGHSIVPGDTVLAPWDPDLRRYGPGRVVSGMELRYPLKSDEGLLGLQVLFWNGMTMHVPKELAVWIPASQHEQIIKDLQHYSSRPCCYRVSHCSTMNCFELPCHRCNHHSPSSIPLLLSPVKRCWPIFMSTPLLNNQRRDELERKVDLQLKERQSSQQTQVPSSSSSTSSDSDENEEDTAAEKHKPLGPELVSRSINTEISCLRKPYTQPESRPAWRHWKSGSAEPHHRQPGRAVRSPNVTHSWPRETGNSGSSTDNSPMTNHSSLFKLVRESPKRGVNMRDIFGSTKSKPSPSPLSVALQHL, from the exons ATGATGCCCTGCACTCCTGATGTAGTCTATGAAGCCTTGAGCTGGATCCACACATTACAGACGAGTCCTGGCAGAGACCTCCATTCAGCACTGGCCTTAGCATTCTCTGACCCTGCCTGTCATTCTGTACATTTGGTGACCAGCGGTCTCCCAGACAACCCTACACAATGCTTGGGTTCATTATCAACCCTGGTGACACGCCCTGTCCATACATTTTACATATCTGACAAGACTCTCATGAACACTGACACATCAGACTTCTTGCAGTGCATCACCTCCACCACTAGAGGAAGCTGTCATGTCATGTCTCCCAACTCAGCCGGCGTTGTGGACCAG CTCCGTTTGTTGCATTCAACCGATGACCTGATCCAAAACCCATCGTACTCAGAGGATCCAAGGCATTCAGTGGACTTCTATCAGGTCCCATACAACACCTGCACAAGCTGTGTCTGTTCTGCACCATATTG GTGTTCGCCTATCAACCCTTTTAGTACAGTATCATGTGTATCTGGAAGGGTAATGCGAGGTGCTGAGCTGTTTTCCGGCTGCCGTGTGTTAGCCAGGAAAGAGATAGATGGGTTTTACTACCTGGGGACAATCATACATCAG GCCAGAGGAAATCTTTATATGGTGGATTTTGATAAGTTTGGACCTAAAGGAAATGCATATAAGGAAACATTAAATACAGTTCAGCCAACCTGCCAGCCTGATATAGTTCATCTAGCCAGTGCACATGGGCACAGTATAGTACCAGGGGATACAGTTTTAGCACCATGGGATCCAGATCTGAGAAGGTATGGGCCTGGAAGAGTCGTCTCCGGTATGGAGCTAAGATATCCACTAaaaa GCGATGAAGGTCTTTTGGGACTTCAGGTTCTCTTCTGGAACGGGATGACTATGCATGTCCCCAAAGAGCTTGCAGTATGGATTCCAGCCTCTCAGCATGAGCAAATCATCAAAGACCTTCAGCATTATTCATCCAGGCCATGTTGCTACAGGGTTTCCCACTGCAGCACCATGAATTGTTTCGAGTTGCCATGTCACCGGTGCAACCACCACAGTCCGTCCTCCATTCCGCTGCTCCTCAGTCCAGTCAAGAGATGCTGGCCAATATTCATGTCAACTCCACTACTGAACAACCAGAGGAGAGATGAGCTAGAAAGGAAAGTTGATCTCCAACTGAAAGAACGACAGAGCTCTCAACAGACACAAGTGCCTTCATCTTCCTCCTCAACATCATCTGACTCAGATGAGAATGAGGAGGAtactgcagctgaaaaacacaagCCTTTGGGGCCAGAACTGGTGAGCCGCTCAATAAACACAGAGATTTCCTGCCTGAGAAAGCCATACACTCAACCTGAGTCCAGACCAGCCTGGAGACACTGGAAAAGCGGTTCTGCAGAACCACACCACAGGCAGCCGG GAAGAGCAGTCAGGTCTCCAAATGTAACCCATTCTTGGCCGAGAGAAACTGGGAATTCTGGGAGCTCTACAGATAACTCTCCGATGACCAATCACAGCTCTTTATTTAAACTGGTTCGTGAATCACCAAAACGAGGAGTCAATATGAGGGACATATTTGGATCAACCAAATCAAagccatcaccatcaccactaTCTGTAGCATTACAGCATCTGTAG
- the akip1 gene encoding A-kinase-interacting protein 1, with protein sequence MACESWLESSLRRSSKLGQEVLEKAKKRSASSSSARPRPSPMFSRYERNSERDISHSDLDHAFATIADYMSETTRQCQKFYKTAHLSQPREREHICRYHSQQMLRKQKQNATAAIKRDNGSSEPEDFLIEVSPGTYTITAAMQDTRPETKTVHINAGESMSLTFNL encoded by the exons ATGGCTTGTGAATCCTGGCTGGAGTCTTCCCTGCGCCGCTCGTCTAAACTCGGACAGGAGGTGTTGGAAAAAGCAAAAAAGCGGTCTGCTAGCAGCTCAAGTGCAAGACCAAGACCATCACCCATGTTCAGTCGCTATGAGAGGAACTCAGAA AGAGACATTTCCCATTCAGACTTGGACCATGCTTTTGCTACAATAGCGGATTACATGTCTGAAACTACAAGACAGTGCCAG AAGTTTTATAAGACCGCGCATCTGTCTCAGCCCAGAGAGCGAGAACACATCTGTCGCTACCATTCACAGCAGATGTTGAGGAAACAGAAACAGAATGCTACTGCAGCCATCAAACGAGATAAT GGTTCATCAGAACCAGAGGATTTCCTTATTGAAGTGTCTCCAGGAACCTATACCATCACAGCAGCAATGCAGGACACAAGGCCAGAGACAAAAACTGTCCACATCAACGCAGGAGAAAGCATGAGCCTTACATTTAACCTTTGA